One window of the Pyrinomonadaceae bacterium genome contains the following:
- a CDS encoding (2Fe-2S)-binding protein: MRSQFKCTVNGNALELQAYPMERLLDVLREQLRLTGTKEGCGEGECGACTVMIDGQIVNSCLVPVAQVEGCDIKTIEGIAVSESQLHAVQQAFIDCGGAQCGICTPGMVIAAVNLLEKTPNPTEPEIRNGLAGNLCRCTGYMKIFESVVRACQR, translated from the coding sequence ATGAGATCGCAGTTTAAATGTACGGTCAATGGGAATGCACTGGAACTCCAGGCTTATCCAATGGAGCGTCTGCTCGACGTTTTGCGCGAGCAGCTTCGTCTGACCGGCACCAAAGAAGGATGCGGCGAAGGCGAGTGCGGCGCGTGTACCGTGATGATCGACGGTCAAATCGTCAACAGTTGTCTGGTTCCGGTGGCGCAAGTCGAAGGCTGCGACATTAAGACGATTGAGGGCATCGCGGTCAGCGAAAGCCAACTTCACGCGGTACAGCAGGCATTCATCGATTGCGGCGGCGCGCAATGCGGCATCTGCACGCCGGGAATGGTGATTGCCGCCGTCAATCTGCTCGAGAAAACGCCGAACCCGACTGAGCCCGAGATTCGGAATGGTCTTGCCGGAAACCTTTGTCGTTGTACCGGGTACATGAAAATTTTTGAGTCTGTTGTGCGTGCGTGCCAAAGATAA
- a CDS encoding xanthine dehydrogenase family protein subunit M produces the protein MRGYVPTYSIISPAKLAEALDMLAQDNGAWKPFAGGTDLMVLLEAGRLPHKNYVNIWNLKELRGIEVTDNQITLGGLTTYTEVQNHPVLQQEFPMLCQAAKETGGIAIQNRGTLGGNIVNASPAADSPPALLAYDAELELVSKAGARRIPYSGFHSGYKQMDIRPEELLRAINLPRRTKGLTHYYRKVGTRKAQAISKVCFAAVAGVKDGEIDHVRIVLGSVAPIPLRCFKTEKVLHGQPLNGQTIAAAKQSLVDEISPIDDIRSTKDYRLQVSLNLLEDFLSHLR, from the coding sequence ATGAGAGGTTACGTTCCTACTTACAGCATCATTTCTCCCGCGAAGCTGGCCGAAGCTCTCGATATGCTTGCGCAAGACAACGGCGCCTGGAAACCTTTCGCGGGCGGTACTGATCTGATGGTGCTGCTCGAAGCCGGGAGACTTCCGCACAAAAACTATGTCAACATTTGGAATTTGAAAGAGCTGCGCGGAATTGAGGTGACGGACAATCAGATCACGCTGGGCGGACTCACCACCTACACGGAAGTTCAAAACCATCCGGTTTTGCAGCAAGAGTTTCCGATGCTTTGTCAGGCCGCGAAGGAGACCGGCGGCATCGCCATCCAGAATCGCGGCACGCTGGGCGGCAACATCGTCAACGCTTCGCCAGCCGCGGATTCGCCGCCCGCCCTGCTTGCGTATGACGCTGAGTTGGAACTTGTTTCCAAAGCAGGCGCGCGAAGAATTCCATACTCGGGGTTCCATAGTGGCTACAAGCAAATGGATATTCGTCCTGAAGAATTGTTGCGCGCGATTAATCTGCCGCGCCGGACGAAAGGACTGACGCACTACTATCGGAAGGTTGGCACGCGGAAGGCACAGGCGATTTCCAAAGTTTGCTTCGCGGCAGTTGCCGGTGTGAAAGACGGCGAAATCGATCACGTGCGGATCGTGCTGGGCAGTGTGGCCCCGATTCCGCTTCGCTGTTTCAAGACGGAAAAGGTACTACATGGCCAGCCGCTAAACGGCCAAACGATTGCCGCCGCCAAACAGTCGCTCGTCGATGAAATCTCTCCTATCGATGACATTCGCTCTACCAAAGATTACCGTTTGCAGGTTTCCTTGAATCTGCTTGAAGATTTCCTCTCTCACTTACGCTAG
- a CDS encoding SGNH/GDSL hydrolase family protein, with protein sequence MRLKSFAYVTKVRVVVLAALLLVFSQGTSGQSTRPTPAESPREFNMLVLGDSILWGQGLKEQNKSWYLVKSWLQTNGHIVRERIEAHAGAMIGTPGGEMPKSLTVHGEIANAYPTLHDQIDIAVRSYVDPSHVDLVLVDGCINDVNARRFMNAGNTPETIQALAQEKCGAPVEELLIRIASTFPNAHIIISGYYPVFSDKTPRDFFMRALAKRFYAALIPNGPKINSREMLAQLTIISTAWYAASNSTLSDAVARANTRLVARGTRQRVMFAKVTFEPEHAFSARKSQLWGFDASFLRKLLVLLTLGKVDLRTNDEVSSLRSTACRDFYKSIPGESEDEKRSRKDHLMVCRLAAIAHPNRKGAVLYAEAIKEQLKNLLPNPGWLRATATGATAQ encoded by the coding sequence TTGCGCTTGAAATCTTTTGCGTACGTTACGAAAGTTCGCGTCGTCGTTCTGGCGGCGCTGCTCCTCGTTTTCTCTCAGGGCACATCTGGTCAAAGCACCCGGCCCACACCTGCTGAATCTCCGCGGGAGTTCAACATGCTGGTCCTCGGCGACTCGATACTCTGGGGCCAGGGGTTAAAAGAGCAAAACAAGTCCTGGTATCTGGTGAAGAGCTGGCTGCAAACCAACGGGCACATCGTGCGCGAGCGCATCGAAGCTCATGCCGGAGCCATGATCGGGACTCCCGGCGGAGAAATGCCGAAGTCTCTGACAGTCCACGGCGAAATAGCCAACGCTTATCCGACGCTTCACGATCAGATCGATATCGCAGTCCGGTCTTACGTCGATCCATCGCACGTCGACCTGGTGCTGGTCGATGGCTGTATCAACGACGTTAACGCGCGCCGGTTTATGAATGCGGGCAACACGCCCGAAACAATTCAGGCGCTGGCGCAGGAAAAGTGCGGGGCGCCAGTCGAAGAACTGCTGATAAGAATCGCCTCGACCTTTCCCAATGCGCACATCATCATCAGCGGTTACTACCCCGTCTTCTCTGACAAAACGCCACGGGATTTCTTCATGCGGGCGCTGGCGAAAAGGTTCTATGCGGCGCTAATTCCCAATGGGCCGAAAATCAATTCGCGAGAAATGCTGGCGCAACTGACGATCATTTCCACGGCCTGGTACGCCGCCTCAAACAGCACTTTGAGCGATGCCGTCGCCCGGGCAAACACGCGTCTCGTGGCGCGTGGGACGCGTCAACGCGTGATGTTCGCTAAGGTAACGTTCGAACCCGAACATGCTTTCTCCGCCCGTAAGTCACAGCTTTGGGGATTCGACGCTTCTTTTTTGAGAAAATTATTGGTGCTTTTGACGTTAGGTAAAGTGGACCTGCGAACTAATGACGAGGTGAGCAGCCTGCGCTCGACCGCCTGCCGGGACTTTTACAAAAGCATTCCGGGCGAGAGCGAGGACGAGAAGAGATCGCGTAAGGACCATTTGATGGTTTGTCGTCTTGCCGCCATTGCGCACCCCAACCGTAAAGGGGCCGTCTTGTACGCCGAGGCGATCAAAGAGCAGCTGAAAAATCTACTTCCCAATCCCGGCTGGCTGCGGGCGACGGCCACCGGCGCGACCGCGCAATAA
- the allB gene encoding allantoinase AllB, with translation MHATELVIRGRRVATEHGVGPASVHITRGYISSISIFEDVPAGADLVEAFDSIVMPGLVDTHVHVNEPGRTHWEGFETATRAAAAGGVTTIVDMPLNSIPATTTPEAFDAKMKAAAGKLHVDTAFWGGVVPGNTSELANLWETGVVGFKCFLIHSGVDEFPNVTEKDLREAMPELARLGALLIVHAELPGPVEACCQTASQLPVRSYETFLRSRPREAENEAIATMIRLCRETGCRVHIVHHSSADALPMLRQAKSFGLPITAETCPHYLHFAAEEIPDGATEFKCCPPIRESENREQLWNALRDGTLDFVVSDHSPCPPDMKLPEEGDCMNAWGGISSLQLRLPIMWTEASARGFMIEDLVRWLCREPARQVGLEILKGAIKDGCDADIVIWNPDREFKVEPAMLHHRHKLTPYNGEVLRGVVEKTFLRGQMVYDDGRFFGPYGSLLLPERSQYRER, from the coding sequence ATGCACGCGACGGAACTGGTAATTCGCGGACGCCGGGTCGCTACCGAACATGGAGTCGGCCCGGCGTCAGTACATATAACCCGCGGCTACATCTCTTCCATTTCGATTTTCGAAGACGTCCCCGCCGGCGCCGATCTGGTAGAAGCATTCGATTCGATCGTGATGCCGGGCCTGGTCGATACGCACGTCCACGTCAACGAGCCTGGTCGCACCCATTGGGAAGGATTCGAGACGGCGACGCGTGCGGCCGCCGCCGGAGGTGTGACGACGATCGTGGACATGCCTCTGAATTCGATCCCGGCCACGACAACTCCCGAAGCCTTCGACGCGAAGATGAAAGCTGCAGCGGGCAAGCTGCATGTGGACACCGCGTTTTGGGGCGGCGTGGTGCCGGGAAACACGAGTGAGTTGGCAAACCTTTGGGAAACAGGCGTGGTCGGCTTCAAGTGCTTCCTGATTCATTCAGGCGTTGATGAGTTTCCGAATGTCACCGAGAAAGATCTGCGGGAAGCCATGCCTGAGTTGGCCCGGCTCGGCGCGCTGCTGATTGTGCACGCGGAATTGCCCGGCCCGGTTGAAGCATGCTGCCAAACAGCATCCCAGTTGCCCGTTCGATCGTATGAAACTTTTCTGCGTTCAAGGCCGCGAGAAGCTGAGAACGAAGCAATCGCGACAATGATCCGGTTGTGCCGCGAAACCGGCTGTCGCGTGCACATCGTGCATCATTCGTCGGCAGACGCTTTGCCGATGCTGCGCCAGGCGAAAAGCTTCGGGCTGCCGATTACGGCCGAGACATGCCCTCATTATCTTCACTTTGCCGCCGAAGAAATCCCCGATGGCGCGACTGAATTTAAGTGTTGCCCTCCGATTCGTGAAAGTGAAAACCGCGAACAACTCTGGAACGCTCTCCGCGACGGCACGCTTGATTTCGTCGTCTCGGACCATTCGCCGTGTCCCCCTGACATGAAGCTGCCCGAGGAAGGCGATTGCATGAACGCCTGGGGCGGAATTTCTTCTTTGCAGCTTCGCCTGCCGATTATGTGGACTGAGGCCAGCGCCCGCGGTTTCATGATTGAGGACCTGGTTCGATGGCTGTGCCGCGAACCAGCGCGACAAGTTGGTCTCGAAATTCTGAAAGGCGCAATCAAAGACGGCTGCGATGCCGACATCGTCATCTGGAATCCGGATCGGGAATTCAAGGTCGAGCCGGCGATGCTGCATCACCGGCACAAGCTGACTCCCTACAATGGCGAAGTTCTGCGCGGCGTTGTAGAAAAAACTTTCCTGCGCGGGCAGATGGTTTATGATGACGGGCGATTTTTCGGACCGTACGGATCATTGCTCTTGCCGGAGCGAAGTCAGTACCGGGAGCGGTAG
- the alc gene encoding allantoicase, with protein sequence MDFTELIDLASERLGGTVLHANDEFFAPKENLLKASVPVFIEGKYTDLGKWMDGWESRRKRTPGFDWCIVRLGLAGVIRGVVVDTAHFKGNYPEQCSIEACAVDGLPTTEQLIDGSQQWTEILPRANLNGDSHNPYPISSDERWTHLRFNIFPDGGVARLHVYGEVAPQWNRLRQIGGDIDLAAVENGGMVLTCSDMFFGHRHNLIMPGRAANMSDGWETKRRRGPGHDWTIIKLGTPGRIRRLEVDTSWFKGNFPESCSLESCNAPDVPLETMQDPAFTWKPVLARTKLQAHTRHFFDEVMETGNASHIRFNIFPDGGVSRLRVYGTIE encoded by the coding sequence ATGGACTTCACCGAACTAATCGATCTGGCATCCGAACGGCTCGGCGGCACTGTGCTGCACGCCAACGACGAATTCTTTGCGCCAAAAGAGAACCTGCTAAAAGCGTCGGTTCCCGTCTTCATCGAGGGCAAGTACACGGACCTCGGCAAATGGATGGACGGCTGGGAGTCACGACGCAAACGCACGCCCGGATTCGACTGGTGCATCGTTCGTTTGGGACTCGCGGGCGTAATTCGTGGAGTTGTAGTCGATACAGCGCACTTCAAAGGCAATTATCCGGAGCAGTGCTCGATTGAAGCCTGCGCGGTCGATGGCCTGCCCACCACCGAACAACTGATTGACGGCTCGCAACAGTGGACTGAGATTCTGCCACGCGCCAATCTGAATGGTGATTCCCACAACCCGTACCCGATCAGCAGCGACGAACGTTGGACGCACCTGCGATTCAACATCTTCCCCGACGGCGGGGTGGCGCGTTTGCATGTGTACGGTGAGGTTGCACCGCAATGGAACCGCTTGCGGCAAATCGGCGGTGATATCGACCTTGCGGCCGTCGAGAATGGCGGAATGGTGCTGACTTGTAGCGACATGTTTTTTGGTCACCGGCACAACCTGATTATGCCGGGACGTGCGGCCAACATGAGCGACGGCTGGGAAACCAAGCGCCGGCGCGGCCCGGGACATGACTGGACGATCATCAAGCTCGGCACACCGGGCCGCATTCGACGGCTGGAAGTAGACACGTCCTGGTTCAAAGGAAACTTCCCCGAGAGCTGCTCGCTGGAAAGCTGTAACGCCCCGGACGTGCCGCTCGAAACGATGCAGGATCCTGCGTTCACCTGGAAGCCGGTGCTGGCGCGCACGAAACTGCAGGCGCATACGCGCCATTTCTTTGACGAGGTGATGGAGACAGGGAACGCCTCGCACATTCGCTTCAACATCTTTCCGGATGGCGGTGTCAGCCGTTTGCGGGTGTACGGGACGATTGAGTAG
- the uraD gene encoding 2-oxo-4-hydroxy-4-carboxy-5-ureidoimidazoline decarboxylase, whose amino-acid sequence MNQSIDRINELPAAQAQYEFLKCCGSTAWAKAISDARPFANSDDLSAKADGIWWSLSEEDWLEAFRAHPKIGEKKAEAAQSAEAQRWSAQEQSESERAAAETKGALAEGNREYERRFGFIFIICATGKSAEEILAALHGRLNNDPATELRMAAEEQRKITQLRLQKLLEN is encoded by the coding sequence ATGAATCAATCGATTGACCGAATTAACGAACTACCGGCAGCGCAGGCGCAGTATGAGTTTCTGAAATGTTGCGGCTCGACAGCATGGGCGAAGGCAATAAGCGATGCTCGTCCGTTTGCGAATTCGGACGATCTATCGGCTAAAGCTGACGGGATTTGGTGGAGCTTAAGCGAGGAAGACTGGCTCGAAGCTTTTCGCGCCCACCCAAAAATCGGCGAAAAGAAAGCCGAGGCCGCTCAATCGGCTGAGGCGCAAAGGTGGTCGGCGCAGGAACAATCGGAAAGCGAGCGCGCGGCAGCCGAAACGAAAGGGGCGCTGGCGGAAGGAAATCGCGAGTATGAACGGCGTTTTGGCTTCATCTTCATTATCTGCGCCACGGGCAAATCGGCGGAAGAGATACTTGCGGCGCTGCATGGCCGCTTGAATAACGATCCGGCAACCGAACTGCGGATGGCAGCCGAGGAGCAGCGAAAAATTACTCAACTAAGGTTACAGAAGCTCCTGGAGAATTGA
- the uraH gene encoding hydroxyisourate hydrolase — MATLSTHVLDTSRGRPAGGIDISLERLNAGEGWSPLSQSVTDDDGRVKQFVLSEPNLGPGTYRLVFSVEKYFKELNQQTFYPEVSVAFLIEPGAEHYHVPLLISPFGYSTYRGS, encoded by the coding sequence ATGGCGACCCTTTCGACTCACGTTTTGGATACTTCTCGCGGGCGACCGGCGGGCGGCATAGACATTAGCCTCGAACGATTGAATGCCGGTGAAGGGTGGTCACCACTTTCGCAAAGCGTCACCGATGACGACGGCAGGGTGAAGCAGTTCGTCTTAAGTGAGCCTAATCTCGGCCCCGGCACTTATCGACTCGTGTTTTCAGTGGAAAAGTATTTTAAGGAACTGAATCAGCAGACCTTTTACCCGGAAGTTTCTGTCGCGTTTTTGATCGAACCCGGCGCAGAGCACTATCATGTGCCGCTTTTGATTAGCCCGTTTGGATATTCGACGTATCGTGGGAGTTAG
- a CDS encoding urate hydroxylase PuuD: MQIDPTISEWLNFIARWIHVFAGIMWVGTTYYFTWLDARLTEEEKALANTGNAAQIWMVHSGGFYVVEKRKVPDELSRKLHWFKWEAGTTWLSGFALLIVVYYLGGGALIDRDVADIGLGTAVGIGIGALIVGWLIYDLLMISPLGRNEKLFAVIAYALIVAASYGLTRVFSGRGAYIHLGAIFGTIMAANVWMRILPAQRKMIEAMKAGQKPDQKLADQAKLRSKQNTFTAVPVVILMLSSHFGGTTTGGYDWIHLVILVPVGWLAAKFIRRA, translated from the coding sequence ATGCAAATCGATCCAACCATCTCAGAATGGCTCAACTTCATCGCCCGCTGGATCCACGTGTTTGCTGGGATCATGTGGGTGGGGACGACGTACTACTTCACCTGGCTCGACGCGCGTCTGACCGAAGAAGAAAAGGCGCTCGCCAACACCGGAAATGCCGCGCAGATTTGGATGGTGCATAGCGGCGGCTTCTACGTCGTGGAAAAACGAAAGGTGCCGGACGAGCTTTCGCGGAAGTTACACTGGTTCAAATGGGAAGCCGGCACCACCTGGTTGAGCGGCTTTGCGCTGCTGATCGTTGTTTATTACCTCGGCGGCGGAGCGCTAATTGACCGCGACGTCGCTGATATCGGCCTGGGAACCGCCGTTGGTATCGGCATAGGGGCGCTGATTGTTGGCTGGTTGATTTACGACTTGCTGATGATTTCGCCGCTGGGCCGCAACGAAAAGCTGTTTGCAGTAATTGCTTACGCGTTGATTGTTGCGGCTTCGTACGGCCTGACCCGCGTTTTCAGTGGTCGGGGCGCCTACATTCATCTCGGCGCCATCTTCGGGACAATCATGGCCGCGAACGTTTGGATGCGCATTCTGCCGGCGCAGCGAAAGATGATCGAAGCCATGAAAGCCGGCCAAAAACCGGATCAGAAGCTGGCCGACCAGGCTAAGCTCCGTTCAAAACAGAACACCTTCACGGCCGTCCCCGTGGTGATTCTCATGCTCAGCAGCCATTTCGGCGGCACAACTACAGGCGGCTACGACTGGATCCATTTAGTGATTTTGGTTCCGGTGGGCTGGCTGGCAGCAAAGTTCATTCGCCGGGCTTAG
- a CDS encoding EVE domain-containing protein, with product MKSAGKESKGHWLVKQEPEDYSWDDLVRDGSTQWTGVRNFQARNNLQQMKVGDPVFFYHSGKDKCVVGIASVSKAAYPDPTAREEGWIAVDIKPVKRLPKPVSLADIKANAKLSDLLLVRQSRLSVSPVGEAEFEEIVKMGK from the coding sequence ATGAAGTCAGCGGGGAAAGAAAGTAAAGGTCACTGGCTGGTGAAGCAGGAACCGGAAGATTATTCGTGGGACGATCTAGTGCGCGACGGAAGTACACAGTGGACGGGAGTGCGAAACTTTCAGGCGCGGAACAACCTGCAGCAAATGAAAGTCGGAGATCCGGTTTTCTTTTATCACTCGGGAAAAGATAAATGTGTCGTGGGAATCGCGAGTGTGTCGAAAGCTGCCTATCCGGACCCAACTGCCAGGGAAGAGGGCTGGATTGCCGTCGATATCAAACCGGTGAAGCGTCTGCCGAAACCAGTTTCGCTTGCTGACATTAAAGCGAACGCGAAGTTGAGTGACTTGTTACTCGTGCGCCAATCGCGTTTATCAGTGAGCCCCGTTGGTGAAGCTGAGTTTGAAGAGATCGTAAAGATGGGAAAGTAG
- the bcp gene encoding thioredoxin-dependent thiol peroxidase, with amino-acid sequence MATKLKEGDKAPDFAVPDGEGNTVRLKDLRGKKVVLFFYPKDDTPGCTKEACAFRDSFSKFRKRGIEVLGVSLDNEKSHQKFAQKFDLPFRLLADTERKVSDAYGTYGEKKFMGRKYMGNHRMTFLIDEKGKIKKVYEKVRPDEHAEEVLAAFADKRTWQRL; translated from the coding sequence GTGGCAACTAAACTCAAAGAAGGTGACAAGGCGCCGGACTTCGCTGTGCCCGACGGCGAAGGAAACACTGTTCGTTTGAAAGATCTACGCGGCAAGAAAGTCGTGCTCTTCTTTTATCCGAAGGACGACACGCCGGGATGCACGAAAGAAGCTTGCGCGTTTCGCGATTCATTTTCGAAGTTCCGCAAGCGCGGCATTGAAGTGCTGGGAGTGTCGCTCGATAATGAGAAGTCGCACCAGAAGTTTGCGCAAAAGTTTGACCTGCCGTTTCGACTGCTCGCCGACACTGAAAGAAAAGTCTCAGACGCGTACGGCACCTACGGCGAAAAGAAATTCATGGGGCGCAAGTACATGGGCAATCACCGCATGACTTTTCTGATCGACGAAAAAGGGAAGATTAAAAAAGTTTACGAGAAGGTGAGGCCGGACGAACACGCGGAGGAAGTTCTGGCGGCGTTTGCGGATAAGCGGACTTGGCAAAGACTGTAA
- the msrP gene encoding protein-methionine-sulfoxide reductase catalytic subunit MsrP → MLIKKPSDIQSSEITDQKVYLNRRLFMRGAILAGSAAATGLIYRKLNPSAPVVESRPKIEVVTTPTDEAIRNAFKTKEPLTSLEDITNYNNFYEFSTVKEEVATAARGFVTRPWTVDVGGLVSKPKTFDLDELLKLAPQEERIYRLRCVEGWSMVIPWVGFPLNALLKQVEPLSTAKYVAFQTLLDPNRMPNQNTGVLDWPYVEGLRLDEAMHPLTILASGLYGETLPPQDGAPIRLVVPWKYGFKSIKSVVKITLVADEPPTTWNIQAPNEYGFYSNVNPGVSHPRWSQSHERRIGEFRARETLLFNGYAEQVAHLYEGMDLRVNY, encoded by the coding sequence ATGCTGATTAAAAAGCCATCTGACATTCAGTCGAGCGAGATCACCGATCAAAAAGTGTATCTCAATCGGCGCTTGTTCATGCGCGGCGCGATTCTCGCCGGATCAGCCGCCGCAACTGGTTTGATTTACCGCAAGTTGAATCCATCGGCTCCTGTCGTCGAGTCGCGTCCGAAGATCGAGGTGGTTACCACGCCCACGGATGAAGCAATTCGCAACGCCTTTAAGACGAAAGAACCTCTGACATCGCTCGAAGACATCACCAACTACAACAACTTTTACGAGTTCTCGACCGTTAAGGAAGAAGTTGCGACCGCCGCGCGCGGTTTTGTTACGCGACCTTGGACGGTTGATGTTGGAGGTCTCGTCAGCAAGCCAAAGACATTTGACCTGGACGAGTTGCTGAAGCTGGCGCCACAGGAAGAGCGGATTTACCGGCTGCGCTGCGTTGAAGGCTGGTCGATGGTGATCCCCTGGGTCGGTTTTCCCTTGAACGCGCTGCTCAAACAGGTTGAGCCGCTCTCTACGGCCAAATACGTGGCGTTCCAAACGCTGCTCGATCCCAATCGCATGCCGAATCAGAACACGGGCGTACTCGATTGGCCGTACGTTGAGGGGTTGCGGCTCGACGAAGCCATGCATCCGCTGACGATTCTGGCGAGCGGCTTGTACGGCGAGACTCTGCCGCCGCAGGATGGCGCCCCGATTCGGTTGGTTGTGCCCTGGAAATACGGGTTTAAAAGCATTAAGTCAGTCGTAAAGATTACTTTGGTCGCCGATGAGCCGCCGACGACGTGGAACATACAGGCACCGAATGAGTATGGGTTTTACTCGAATGTAAATCCGGGTGTCAGCCATCCACGTTGGAGCCAAAGCCACGAGCGTCGGATTGGTGAGTTCCGGGCTCGCGAGACGCTTTTGTTCAATGGCTACGCAGAACAGGTCGCGCATTTGTACGAGGGGATGGATTTAAGGGTGAATTACTGA
- a CDS encoding protein-methionine-sulfoxide reductase heme-binding subunit MsrQ, producing MDTRFTKLVLIINGLVPLTLLLWDVWRKQVGANPLEFVTRTTGMLTLVFLLITLAVSPLRRITGLNWLIKLRRMLGIFAFFYGALHLLTYIAFDRFFRFSTIPADIAGRRFIAVGVAAFFLMVPLAITSTDAMVKRLGGKRWARLHLLIYPAAILGVLHFYMLVKSDVQRPLTFAFLLAVLLGFRIFAKYHQSRERLTADFNPRL from the coding sequence ATGGACACTCGCTTTACCAAACTGGTTCTGATAATCAACGGCCTCGTGCCGCTGACGCTTTTGCTTTGGGACGTGTGGCGGAAGCAGGTGGGCGCGAATCCGCTCGAGTTTGTGACGCGCACGACAGGCATGCTGACGCTGGTTTTTCTGCTTATCACCCTCGCCGTCAGTCCATTGCGTCGCATCACCGGCTTAAACTGGTTGATCAAGCTTCGTCGGATGCTGGGCATCTTCGCGTTCTTTTACGGCGCGTTGCACCTTTTGACTTACATCGCGTTTGACCGGTTCTTTCGTTTCTCGACCATTCCGGCTGACATTGCCGGGCGACGTTTCATCGCCGTGGGCGTCGCGGCGTTCTTCCTGATGGTGCCGCTGGCAATCACTTCCACTGACGCGATGGTCAAGCGCTTGGGTGGCAAACGCTGGGCGCGTCTGCATCTCCTCATCTACCCCGCCGCAATTTTAGGTGTCCTGCATTTCTACATGCTGGTAAAATCTGACGTGCAGCGGCCGCTGACTTTTGCGTTTCTGCTGGCCGTGCTGCTGGGATTCAGGATTTTCGCGAAGTATCACCAAAGTCGAGAGCGGCTGACCGCCGACTTTAACCCACGCTTATGA
- a CDS encoding PilZ domain-containing protein, translating to MTEEKRASERVPVNLPTCWHGATGTYEGRVEDLSVTGCFVNTKGPVDEGEIVSLLIQLPSGRWLPTRGKVAFYQQLTGFSISFSILDDKERETLNELVAQQSPKA from the coding sequence ATGACTGAGGAAAAGCGAGCAAGCGAGCGCGTCCCGGTGAATCTACCGACGTGTTGGCACGGCGCGACCGGCACATACGAAGGTCGCGTCGAGGATCTCAGCGTTACCGGTTGTTTTGTGAACACCAAAGGCCCGGTTGATGAGGGCGAGATTGTGAGCCTGCTGATTCAACTTCCTTCCGGTCGTTGGTTGCCAACACGCGGAAAAGTCGCGTTTTATCAGCAGCTGACCGGTTTCAGCATTTCGTTTTCGATTTTGGACGACAAAGAGCGCGAAACCCTGAATGAACTTGTCGCGCAGCAATCGCCGAAAGCCTGA
- a CDS encoding class I SAM-dependent methyltransferase codes for MLDPTKRFSNRVENYLKYRPRYPAEIIALLEKDCALTRDSVIADVGSGTGFLSELFLRNGNRVLGVEPNAEMRAAGERLLADYPNFLSVDATAEATTLSDSSVDFITAGQAFHWFDREKTYREFQRILKTGGWVVIVWNTFPTGRSALVKAYDDVLVRYGTDYREVASEIENSGIQTFFPPGQYQRARFDFQQTFDWKGFQGRLLSASYAPNADSANYEPMLGDLRRVFDSHQKDGAVVFDYDTVVYYGRLNR; via the coding sequence ATGCTCGATCCGACCAAGCGCTTTTCCAACCGCGTAGAAAACTACCTGAAATATCGTCCGCGTTACCCAGCCGAAATCATTGCGCTGCTTGAGAAGGACTGCGCCCTGACGCGTGATTCGGTCATCGCCGATGTCGGTTCAGGCACCGGCTTTCTCAGCGAGTTATTCCTGCGCAACGGTAATCGCGTGCTTGGCGTCGAGCCGAATGCGGAAATGCGGGCTGCCGGCGAACGGCTCCTGGCTGATTATCCGAACTTCTTGAGCGTTGATGCGACGGCCGAGGCCACGACGCTTTCCGACTCATCAGTTGACTTCATAACAGCCGGACAGGCCTTTCACTGGTTTGATCGAGAGAAGACTTACCGAGAGTTCCAGCGAATCCTGAAGACCGGTGGATGGGTCGTCATCGTCTGGAACACTTTCCCCACCGGCCGGAGCGCCCTGGTCAAAGCTTACGACGACGTCCTGGTGCGATACGGGACCGACTACCGCGAGGTCGCAAGCGAGATAGAAAACTCGGGCATTCAGACGTTCTTTCCGCCCGGTCAGTACCAGCGAGCACGATTCGATTTCCAGCAGACGTTTGACTGGAAAGGTTTTCAAGGGCGGCTGCTATCCGCTTCTTACGCGCCGAACGCCGACAGCGCCAATTACGAGCCAATGCTGGGCGACCTGCGGCGGGTCTTCGATTCACATCAGAAAGATGGAGCCGTCGTCTTTGACTACGACACGGTGGTTTATTACGGCCGGCTGAATCGGTAA